In the Streptomyces fradiae ATCC 10745 = DSM 40063 genome, AAGGTCAGCAGCAGGGTGTTGATGTGCTGGCCGTCGACGTCGGCGTCCGCCATCAGAATGATCTTGTGGTAGCGGAGCTTCTCGATGTCGAAGTCCTCGTGGACCCCGGTGCCGAAGGCCGAGATCAGCGCCTGCACCTCGGTGTTCTGCAGGATCTTGTCGATCCGCGCCTTCTCGACGTTCAGGATCTTGCCGCGGATCGGCAGGATGGCCTGGTACATCGGGTTCCGGCCGGACTTGGCGGAGCCGCCGGCGGAGTCGCCCTCGACGATGAAGATCTCGCACTTCGTCGGGTCGTTCGACTGGCAGTCGGAGAGCTTGCCCGGCAGGGAGGCCGACTCCAGCAGGCCCTTGCGGCGCGTCAGGTCGCGCGCCTTGCGGGCGGCGACGCGCGCGGTGGCGGCCTGGATGGCCTTGCGGACGATGTCCGCCGCCTCGTTCGGATTGCGGTCGAACCAGTCCGTCAGGTGCTCGTGGACGACCTTCTGCACGAAGGTCTTCGCCTCCGTGTTGCCCAGCTTGGTCTTGGTCTGGCCCTCGAACTGGGGCTCGCCGAGCTTCACGGAGATGATCGCGGTCAGACCCTCGCGGATGTCCTCGCCCGTGAGGTTGTCGTCCTTCTCGCGCAGCAGCTTCTTGTCGCGCGCGTAGCGGTTGACCAGGCCGGTCAGCGCCGCGCGGAAGCCCTCCTCGTGCGTACCGCCCTCGTGGGTGTGGATGGTGTTCGCGAAGGAGTACACGCCCTCCGTGTACTGCGAGTTCCACTGCATGGCGATCTCGACCGAGAGCATCCGCTCCCTGTCCTCGGCCTCGACGTCGATGACCGTGGGGTGGATCAGCTCGCCCTTGCGGGAGTTGAGGTACGTGACGAAGTCGACGATGCCGCCCTCGTAGTAGTACGTCACCGTCCGGGCCGGCTGCTCCTCGACCGCCTCGGCGGAGGCGTCCGCGTCGTCGGCGTTCATCGTCGCCTTGGCCGACCGGCGCTCGTCGGTGAGCGTGATGGTCAGGCCCTTGTTGAGGAACGCCATCTCCTGGAAGCGCCGCGACAGCGTCTCGAAGGAGTAGTCGGTGGTCTCGAAGATGTCCGGGTCGGCCCAGAAGGTGACCGACGTCCCGGTCTCCTCGGTGGCCTCGTGCCGGGCGAGGGGGGCGGTGGGGACGCCCAGCTTGTAGTCCTGCGTCCAGCGGTAGCCGTCGGTCCTGACCTCGACGGCCACCCGCGTCGACAGCGCGTTGACCACGGAGACGCCCACGCCGTGCAGGCCGCCGGACACCGCGTACCCGCCGCCGCCGAACTTGCCGCCCGCGTGCAGGACGGTGAGGACGACCTCGACGGCGGGCTTGCCCTCGGAGGGGACGATGCCCACCGGGATGCCGCGGCCGTTGTCGATGACGCGGACGCCGCCGTCCTCCAGGATCGTGACGTCGATGGTGTCCGCGTGGCCGGCCAGGGCCTCGTCGACGGAGTTGTCGACGACCTCCTGGACCATGTGGTGAAGTCCACGCTCACCGGTCGAGCCGATGTACATGCCAGGCCGCTTGCGGACCGCGTCCAGACCCTCGAGGACGGTGATCGCGCTGGCGTCGTACGCCGAGGAGCCCGGCGCCGGGCCCTCGCCGCTCTCGCCGGCAGGAGTGGACGGAATGTTCTCGTTGGGGTTGCCGGAATCGGCCACGAAGCGCCCTTTCTGGCACAGCGCGAGCCACCTCTCGGGGTGCCCCGGAGTGGCTGCGTCGTTCGACATGTTCCGCAGTGGGCGGGATTACCCACCAGTCTACCGGTAGCGCTGACACTCATGGGGGTTTGCCGGTACCTGGGCACGCATGTGCCGACCTGAACCGGCGCCCGCCGACTCCCCATATTCGGGACGGGGTGCCAAGAGGCTCACGCGGGCACTCAGCGCTTCGGCATGTCAACCACCCGCTACCGGCCCGGCCGCCCGCTGCCGCGGCCGCCGGGGCTCACCCGGAAGGGTGCCCCGTGACCTCGGAAACCGCAGGTCAGCGCGCTTGCTCCAGGCTCGGCGGCGCTTGGGGAAGCGGGTCCGCCGGCCCCCGGCGCCCCGGCCCGGGCCCGCGCGGCCCCGGCAGCGGTGGGCCCGGGCCGCGCGATGGCCGGGTTCCGCCCCCTGGCGGAGCCCCGCGCGGATGCCCGCGGAGAGGGCCGGGGGAGGCCGGGGGACGGGGTGGGCGGGGTGGCGTGGGGGGCGGGGCGAGGCGGTCGTCCCGGACCGTCGGTTCCGGGTCGCCGGCCTCCCGGTCAGGCGAGGCCGGCTCTGTGGGTGACGGGGGCTGAGGGAGCTGGGACCTGTGGGTGTCGGGCCCGTAGATGAGGGGGCCGCGTGCCGGCGCCGGTCCCGCCGAAGTGCCGGTGAGCCCCGTCGGGCGTGACTTCCCGGTCACCCCCGTCCCTGCCGCCGCGGGGCACGGACCTGCCGCCGCGCCCGCGGCCACCGCGCCCCGCGCATCCGCCCAGCCGCGGCTACGGAGCCCCGCCCATCCCCCGGCACGGCTCCCTCCCCGGAACCGTCACCCGTACGTGTCCCCCGCACCCGTACTGCCGGGCGCCCGCAGCGGCCCGTACCCCCGGCGCGGACCGCCCGGCCCGAGCACGCGGATCTGCCGTACGGTCCCGTGCCCCAGGTCCTCGTTGAGCCGGGCCACCAGCCGGGGCGCGAGCAGCCGCAGCTGGGTCGCCCACGCCGTGGAGTCGCACTGCACGGTGAGCACCCGCTCGCCGGGGTCCTCGTCGTACCGCAGCGGCACGCAGTGCTTCGCCAGGTCCTCGCCGACGATCTGCGGCCAGCGGCCCATGACACCGCCGACCGCCGCCGGGGTCTCCCAGCCGCGCTCGGTGATCAGCCGGTTGATCGCCGCGCCCAGCGGCAGCGGGTCCCGCCCGTCCGCGCGGGCGCCGGAACGCAGCCCTCCGCCGCGCCGTGCCTGCTTCTTCTGCTGCGCGGCGGCGCCCCGCGCCTTCGCCTGCTCCTTGGCCGCGCGCAGCGCCACGCGCGCGAGGTCGACGCCCGAGGGCTCCGGCACCGGAGCGGCCTGCGGGCCCGCCGCCCACGGCTGCTCCGCCGCGGACGGGGCCGGTGCGGGGCCCGGCGCCTGGGGCAGCGGCGCGGACCGCGGCTGCCAGTGCGGCTGGGTACTCATACGCGCTCCACCTCCCCTTCCGACACCGCGTACCGCGCACCCGCCAGCACGCCCGGCACGTCGTCGTCGACCGCGGCCGTCACCAGCACCTGCTCGCCGGGAGCGACCAGTTCCGCCAGCCGCTCCCGCCGCCGCGCGTCCAGCTCCGCGAAGACGTCGTCCAGCACGAGCACCGGTTCGTTGCCCTCCGCGCGCAGCAGGTCGTAGGAGGCCAGCCGGAGCGCCAGCGCGTACGACCAGGACTCGCCGTGGCTCGCGTACCCCTTCGCCGGCATCTGCCCCAGCATCAGCGCGAGGTCGTCCCGGTGCGGCCCGACGAGGGTGACGCCCCGCTCGATCTCCTGCTTGCGCGCGTCCGCGAGCGCGGCGAGCAGCCGCTCGTACAGCGCCTCCCGGTCGGCCGGGGCGTGCCCCTCGCCGCCCGCGGAGCCGCGGTACTCCAGGGTGACGGGGCCACCGCCGGGGGCGAGCTGCTCGTACGCCTTGTCGGCGAGGGGCTGGAGGGTGGCGACCAGGTCGAGGCGGTGCGCCAGCAGTTCGGCGCCCACGCGGGCCAGGTGCTGGTCCCACACGTCGAGCGTGGACAGGTCCAGGGAGCGGCCGCCGTGGCGGCGGGCCATGGCGGCGCTCTTCAGCAGGGTGTTGCGCTGTCTGAGGACCCGGTCGTAGTCGGACCGCACCCCCGCCATCCGCGGCGAGCGGGCGGTGACCAGCTCGTCGAGGAACCGGCGCCGCTCGCCGGGGTCGCCCTTCACCAGGGCGAGGTCCTCGGGCGCGAACAGCACCGTCCGTATGATCCCCAGCACGTCACGCGGTCTGACCTGCGAGGACCTGTTGATTCTCGCGCGGTTGGCCTTGCCGGGGTTGAGCTCCAGCTCCACCAGCTGCTGCCGCTCGCCCTGGCGCACGGCAGCCCGGATCACGGCCCGCGGGGCGCCCATCCGCACGAGGGGCGCGTCGGAGGACACCCGGTGGCTGCCGAGCGTCGCCAGGTAGCCGACGGCCTCCACCAGGTTGGTCTTGCCCTGCCCGTTGGCGCCGACGAAGACGCTGACGCCCGGGTCGAGAGGGACCTCGACCCGGGCGTACGAGCGGAAGTCGGCCAGCGACAGATGCGTGACGTGCATGGATGTGCGCCGACCTCTCCCGGCTGAGCGTGTTACTTGTTCTCCACCGCGTGGCCGCCGAACTGGTTGCGCAGCGCGGCGATCATCTTCATCTGCGGCGAGTCGTCCTGGCGGGACGCGAACCGCGCGAACAGCGACGCGGTGATCGCGGGCAGCGGCACGGCGTTGTCGATGGCGGCCTCGACCGTCCAGCGGCCCTCGCCGGAGTCCGCGGCGTAGCCGCGCAGCTTCTCCAGGTGCTCGTCGTCGTCGAGCGCCCGGACCGCCAGGTCGAGCAGCCAGGAGCGGATGACCGTCCCCTCCTGCCAGGAGCGGAAGACCTCGCGGACGTCCGTGACGGAGTCCACGGCCTCCAGCAGCTCCCAGCCCTCGGCGAAGGCCTGCATCATCGCGTACTCGATGCCGTTGTGCACCATCTTCGCGAAGTGGCCGGCGCCGACCTTGCCCGCGTGGACGGCTCCGAACTCACCCTCCGGCTTCAGCGCGTCGAAGACCGGCTGCACCTTGGCGACGTCCTCGGCGTCGCCGCCGTACATGAGGGCGTAGCCGTTCTCCAGGCCCCAGACGCCGCCGGAGACGCCGCAGTCGACGAAGCCGATGCCCTTGGCGGCCAGCTCCTCGGCGTGCTTCTCGTCGTCCGTCCAGCGGGAGTTGCCGCCGTCCACGACGACGTCGCCGGGGGAGAGCAGCTCCGCGAGCTGGTCGATGGTGGTCTGGGTGGCCTCGCCGGCCGGGACCATCACCCACACGACGCGCGGGCCCTTCAGCGCGCCCACCAGCTCCTCGAGGCTGTGGACATCGGCGAGGTCGGGATTGCGGTCGTACCCGACGACGGTGTGGCCCGCGCGGCGGATGCGCTCGCGCATGTTGCCGCCCATCTTGCCGAGGCCGATGAGACCGAGCTCCATCAGATCTTCCTTACGCGTTGTGTGCGGTTCGTACCCGTGTCCGAGACTACGCCCGGACACGGGTGCACACCTGTGGGGTCAGCCGCTCGTTCGGCGCCCGACTCAGCCGCTGAGGCGCACCGGCATGATCAGGTACTTGTACGCCTCGTCCGCCTCCGCGTCGACGGCCGGCTTGCCGTTGAGGAGCGCGGGCTTGGTGGACGTGGTGAAGGAGAGCTGGGCGACCGGGGCGTCGATGGCGCTGAGGCCGTCGAGCAGGAAGGTCGGGTTGAAGGCGATCGAGATGTCGTCGCCCTCCAGCTGCGCGTCGACACGCTCCACAGCCTGTGCGTCGTCGCTGGAACCGGCCTCCAGGATGAGCACGCCCTGCTCGAAGCTGAGCCGCACCGGGGTGTTCCGCTCGGCGACCAGCGCCACGCGCTTCACGGCCTCCACGAACGGCGCCGTCTCGATCGTCGCGACCGAGTTGAACTCCGTCGGGAACAGCGTCCGGTACTTCGGCAGGTCGCCCTCGAGCAGCCGCGTGGTGGTGCGGCGGCCCGCGCCCTCGAAACCGATCAGGCCTTCGCCGGCACCGGAGCCCGCCAGCGCCAGCGTCACCGTGTCACCGCTGGTGAGGGCCTTGGCCGTGTCGAGCAGCGTCTTGGCGGGGACCAGCGCGACGGCGGAGGCGTCCGGGGACTCCGGCTTCCACAGGAACTCGCGGACCGCGAAGCGGTAGCGGTCGGTGGAGGCCAGCGTGACGCGGTCGCCCTCGATCTCGATGCGCACACCGGTCAGGACCGGCAGCGTGTCGTCACGGCCAGCGGCGATCGCCACCTGGGCGGCGGCGGAGGCGAAGACCTCGCCGGGCACCGTGCCGGTGGCGCTCGGCATCTGCGGCAGTGCGGGGTACTCCTCCACAGGCAGTGTGTGGAGGGTGAAGCGCGAGGAGCCGCAGACCACCGTGGCGCGCACCCCGTCCGTGGAGATCTCCACAGGCCTGTTGGGGAGCGCCCGGCAGATGTCGGCGAGCAGCCGCCCGGACACCAGGACCGTGCCGTCCTCCTCGACCTCGGCCTCGACGGAGACCCGCGCGGAGACCTCGTAGTCGAAGCTGGAGAAGCTCAGCGCACCGTCCTCGGCCTTCAGCAGCAGGCCCGCGAGCACGGGCGCGGGCGGCCGGGCCGGGAGGCTGCGGGCCACCCAGGCCACCGCCTCCGCGAGTACATCGCGCTCCACCCGGATCTTCACCGTAAGCCGCCTCCTGCTGTTGCTGGCTCGCCCTGCTGGCCTTCCTCGTCCGGCATCCGGTCGGTCCACCGCCGCAGCGGTCGCATCGGGATGCCGGGGTCCAGTCTGACGTACGCCGCCGACAGTCGGTGCGGCTCGGGGTCAAGTCGGGACGGGGCGCGGCCGGAGCTCCGGCGCCGAGTTGTGCACAGGCCCCGCTTCGAAGCGGAATCCGAGCTAACTCTGAGTGGGGGTAGTAGTAGGGCTTGTGGAAACCGTGGATAACCCTGTCCGCGCAGGTCACAGCCCGAATTTTGTCCACCGGCCCTGTGGGTGGCGACGGTGGACAACCGAGGTCTTCTGTGGACACGGCCGAGTTGTGCACAGTCGATGCACAGGCTGCGCCGACTTCTCCCCAGTGCCGTCCCCAGTTTTACCCCGGTTCCCCACAGCCCAACCGCGCCCCTTGGTGTGACGGCTTTCACTCCTCTCGGTGACCGGCGGTGTCAGGTTGCCGAACAGTGGACGGCGGTGTGGAGAAGCTGTGGATCAAGCGCCCCAGCCTGTGGGTCGCCGGTGGACAACGGTGATCACAGCCTGTGGACGACGAGACTGTCCACAGGGTGTGGAGATCGTCCGGCCACAATTCCACAAGTGGCTGACCTCGGCTGATCGTCTCGCATCGGGCCCGCCTGTGGACGGGGTTCGGATAACTTCCCGGTCCCCAGCCTGTGGACGGCAGATCGGCGGCGGTCCTGTGGAGAACGACGTGACCGGCGCAGCTATTCGAACGTTCCATGCGCGCCGGCTCGCCCCACTCCCGTTTCACCGCGGGCCCTTCGAGACGTCCCGCACGGCGACGCACCGGCTCGTACGACGCCGGAGCCGGCGCGAGGGGCACCCGCGGAGCGTTCGGGCCGCAGCGGAGACGGGCGGCCCCGAGCGACTGCGGAAGGCGGAGGAGGGGCCCGAGGGAGACGGACGAGACAGCGCGGGAGACGGCTCGGGGCGCCCCCGGGAGCCGCCCGGAGCGCCCCTCGGCTCCCGGGGCCCTTTGAGCCCGTCGAAGCCCCTCCATCGAAGCCCACCGGAGCCCATCGGAGCTCTCCGTGCCCTGGCCCCGACGCGTACGGCAGACCCACGGCCGGCCTTCGACGGGCCGGCCCTCGCACCCTCGCGCCCGCGCCGTCCGGCAGGGGCGTCCGGACGCT is a window encoding:
- the gnd gene encoding phosphogluconate dehydrogenase (NAD(+)-dependent, decarboxylating) is translated as MELGLIGLGKMGGNMRERIRRAGHTVVGYDRNPDLADVHSLEELVGALKGPRVVWVMVPAGEATQTTIDQLAELLSPGDVVVDGGNSRWTDDEKHAEELAAKGIGFVDCGVSGGVWGLENGYALMYGGDAEDVAKVQPVFDALKPEGEFGAVHAGKVGAGHFAKMVHNGIEYAMMQAFAEGWELLEAVDSVTDVREVFRSWQEGTVIRSWLLDLAVRALDDDEHLEKLRGYAADSGEGRWTVEAAIDNAVPLPAITASLFARFASRQDDSPQMKMIAALRNQFGGHAVENK
- the dnaN gene encoding DNA polymerase III subunit beta, with product MKIRVERDVLAEAVAWVARSLPARPPAPVLAGLLLKAEDGALSFSSFDYEVSARVSVEAEVEEDGTVLVSGRLLADICRALPNRPVEISTDGVRATVVCGSSRFTLHTLPVEEYPALPQMPSATGTVPGEVFASAAAQVAIAAGRDDTLPVLTGVRIEIEGDRVTLASTDRYRFAVREFLWKPESPDASAVALVPAKTLLDTAKALTSGDTVTLALAGSGAGEGLIGFEGAGRRTTTRLLEGDLPKYRTLFPTEFNSVATIETAPFVEAVKRVALVAERNTPVRLSFEQGVLILEAGSSDDAQAVERVDAQLEGDDISIAFNPTFLLDGLSAIDAPVAQLSFTTSTKPALLNGKPAVDAEADEAYKYLIMPVRLSG
- a CDS encoding DUF721 domain-containing protein, encoding MSTQPHWQPRSAPLPQAPGPAPAPSAAEQPWAAGPQAAPVPEPSGVDLARVALRAAKEQAKARGAAAQQKKQARRGGGLRSGARADGRDPLPLGAAINRLITERGWETPAAVGGVMGRWPQIVGEDLAKHCVPLRYDEDPGERVLTVQCDSTAWATQLRLLAPRLVARLNEDLGHGTVRQIRVLGPGGPRRGYGPLRAPGSTGAGDTYG
- the gyrB gene encoding DNA topoisomerase (ATP-hydrolyzing) subunit B — translated: MSNDAATPGHPERWLALCQKGRFVADSGNPNENIPSTPAGESGEGPAPGSSAYDASAITVLEGLDAVRKRPGMYIGSTGERGLHHMVQEVVDNSVDEALAGHADTIDVTILEDGGVRVIDNGRGIPVGIVPSEGKPAVEVVLTVLHAGGKFGGGGYAVSGGLHGVGVSVVNALSTRVAVEVRTDGYRWTQDYKLGVPTAPLARHEATEETGTSVTFWADPDIFETTDYSFETLSRRFQEMAFLNKGLTITLTDERRSAKATMNADDADASAEAVEEQPARTVTYYYEGGIVDFVTYLNSRKGELIHPTVIDVEAEDRERMLSVEIAMQWNSQYTEGVYSFANTIHTHEGGTHEEGFRAALTGLVNRYARDKKLLREKDDNLTGEDIREGLTAIISVKLGEPQFEGQTKTKLGNTEAKTFVQKVVHEHLTDWFDRNPNEAADIVRKAIQAATARVAARKARDLTRRKGLLESASLPGKLSDCQSNDPTKCEIFIVEGDSAGGSAKSGRNPMYQAILPIRGKILNVEKARIDKILQNTEVQALISAFGTGVHEDFDIEKLRYHKIILMADADVDGQHINTLLLTFLFRFMRPLVEAGHVYLSRPPLYKIKWGRDDFEYAYSDRERDALVELGKQNGKRIREDSIQRFKGLGEMNAEELRITTMDQDHRVLGQVTLDDAAQADDLFSVLMGEDVEARRSFIQRNAKDVRFLDI
- the recF gene encoding DNA replication/repair protein RecF (All proteins in this family for which functions are known are DNA-binding proteins that assist the filamentation of RecA onto DNA for the initiation of recombination or recombinational repair.) → MHVTHLSLADFRSYARVEVPLDPGVSVFVGANGQGKTNLVEAVGYLATLGSHRVSSDAPLVRMGAPRAVIRAAVRQGERQQLVELELNPGKANRARINRSSQVRPRDVLGIIRTVLFAPEDLALVKGDPGERRRFLDELVTARSPRMAGVRSDYDRVLRQRNTLLKSAAMARRHGGRSLDLSTLDVWDQHLARVGAELLAHRLDLVATLQPLADKAYEQLAPGGGPVTLEYRGSAGGEGHAPADREALYERLLAALADARKQEIERGVTLVGPHRDDLALMLGQMPAKGYASHGESWSYALALRLASYDLLRAEGNEPVLVLDDVFAELDARRRERLAELVAPGEQVLVTAAVDDDVPGVLAGARYAVSEGEVERV